TTAAAGTATTGTCTGccctcctgttttttgtttgtttgttttttcaaatgcatACATGCGATACAGCTGTTAAAGGAATGCAATAATCACTGCAAGAAAAGTAACCATTCTTGTGAGGAAAACCATTTTATTTAAAGActaagcacaaaataaaatgttgcattggcatttgtaaacaatccatataaaaatattagttatctctttttttaaaatgacagaaCAAAAACGGCTAGTTGTATCAGTGTCTAGTACTTTATATAATCCCTCCTCACACCCAGTTGGCACAGTTTGATCAGTGTTAATTGTTTATAAAGCTTACAAAGTCCACGCCAGACTAAGGCAGTAAAAGGGCACTGAAAAGTAAGGCCTGTAAAAGCTCATCTGTCCCTACATCAAATTTTCGAATACGCCGTACACTCTTGTTATTAAATCATATTGCAAGATATAAGTAGCTGAATCAATGTAATCCACTACACACGTCCTGGAAGGGGAATCTGTCTGTGAGGCCCTTTCCAAGTCTTTCTTTCCCCATATATTCTAGTTTTTTCTTGTTCACACTAAACGTGTAAGGTTAGGAGAAGttgtcatttacatttattgtttAACAAGGTGGGCAttgtaaagctctttgagaTGTAACTGTGATGAAGGCCTGTAAAAAACTGCACTTTGAACAAAGAAGACAGTGTGTCAAAACATTAGAGGAAGTGGCTTAAACTGCCCTACCAAGCTCAAGttgtcaacaaaataaaataccttaataataaataaatacatagatataaatagattaaaacaataaattatttaaaatagaaataaataacgGCCATGACAAAAAATGGCAACATGTGATACGCTTTAGGCATGAGCCAAAAGCAAGCTGGATGTGGCAGTGGCAGGtcagctctctgtctcctcttcacTGCTCTGCTGTAAACTCCTCAGGCTGCGGACCATGTCCTGCCCGAACGACTGCAGCTGCACCAGGGTGAGGTGTGTGGCCACCTGCACTTCATATTCTCCTGGGAGACGTAGATTCAAGGCAGGGGGCGTGGGCTGAACCGCAGACTCACCTTGGACCATTTTCTGCATCTGCAAGACATGAAAACCACATCATCAAGGTGTGACAATCATATAAGCCAAGAGTATGTAGGCATTGCTGATCTACAGAAGAAGGCATGTTTGTCCTTTTAGACTGCCATTAGAGATTTACAAGTATTGTGTTACCTTATGGATCTGAACAAGAAGGTCTCGGGTGTCAGCAAGAAGTTCattcactctgtctttcttgtcCAGCCGAGGTAAGACAGCACTCAGTAAAGCCCGGTGCAGCTGGATGCCCTCAGACATCCGGCTCAGACAGGTCTCCTGACAGGACAGAACATCAGCAACGTAAGAACACAAGTCGCActgttgttcattttctttgatGCACTGCAGAGATTCCCTCCCCCGTCAGGATGATACTTACCAAAGTGAAGTTGTCTGATACGACTTTGAGCACAGGAGCAGAGGGGATGCCAATGTTGGCAGCCATAACCACGAGCTTTGCATTTTCTGCTGAGTTGAGCTGCAGAGTCTGTTCAGAGAGAATAAAGATGGTAATTGCAGTTTAgcctgcagcacagcagcagctggccTCAGTGTGGCAGAGCTGGTGCCAAAATGACAAGAGAAACTACACTGCATGCCCCAAGGACATGCGTTACCATGTAATCAATGTAAAGGTGCTGTTTAGAAGAgtttttattcaaaatattttatattaattcattcatatattcatatattcacatttatttgaaaGCAGTCTTATGATAATAATACCACAAACACAGAAGCTGGTTGTGGTCATGCTTCTACaaactaccaccaccaccactactgctactactactgttaacaatactactactactactactactactaataacattaatattattattattattattattattattattattattaataataataataatggtgatgatgattattatgatgatgattgcGACTACTTacagacaactttttttttttatatatatcagATTTACACAGTTTTGTGGCCAATACGTCGATAATAATAATGCAGTAGTTTCACTAAACAGGGTTTCAAAAGCATAACAGACGCACGGCGGCGGCGCACTGGCTATCATCTCCGGTCAAGATGTTTTATGGTCCCgggctgctgagctgagctctACGCACATTGATTATACGCAGCCAGGAAATCGACTGCCTAAGTTGCTTACACATACATGGAAAAATCGAAGCAAACGCGATGCCGTCTTACCTCAGTGTGAATGCAGGATTTGTGCGCCTCGGGAATGGAGAGCAAAACCTTCTGGATCAAACTGTGGCTCCTCTCTACAAGCTCCTGAAATCCCGGATCCTCAACAAGTGTCCTGTTTACGCCCGGGAGCTCCGGGAGAGGCGCGCTGCGGACGAAAGAGGCCATGTAGCAGCAGGGAATGGCGATAACTGTAAGAGGAGAGAAATCAGGATCAGCGCCGAGGCATCAAGACACTCAGCCCGCCGCATCCCCACAGCGCTGGCTGGTTGGCGGAGCAGGAACTCAGCCAGAACCGAACAAAGCCGCCCCTGCGCCCCGTGCAGCGCTGGGCTTGTCTCGCCCCGGGCTAAAATAGCTGCACGACAGCCTGCCCAACTTAATAATCTTAGTAACACGAAACCCCACGACAAAAGTAGCTGCTCTGGTTAAATATGGCAAAATTAAATCTTTTGGCAAACCTGATCCTGTCCTCAAGCAGAAATGTGATATCTACTTAAAATTATCATTCCACGTCAGGGCATAGCCTTTAAAAATCAACTCCATAATAACTGCCTCCCACTTAATTAACTGGTACAAAGCTTGATCATCAAACCTGTTAATTTTGAAATCTTCCACCATAACATTTTCTATGATTTTGCTCACAAGGCGCTTTCATTGCAGTTTCAGTCCAAACACTagtgccaaaaaacaaaacctgtatAAGATAATGATCTACTAAAGGTGCCTCAACAAGCTTGCAACAAGGCCTACCTCTCCTTCAGCCCCCTTCCAGTCTCTGTAGCTCCTCAGCAGTGAGCAGAGAGCAgcctttgcacacacacacacacacacacacacacacacacacacacacacacacacacacacacactagcattACCTCATTACTCACCAATCAGGATGTTCATTGCAGTGAGCCTCAGTTTGGGGAAGGTGTTTGAGTATTGACCTCCAGTGAACACTATTCATGATTAATAGACACTTTAAGGCTATATATATGcaggcctaaaaaaaaaaaaaaaaaaaaaaaaaaaaatattttggtttttCCCAAGAACTCTCACTATGAGTTAGCTATGCCATTTCTGTGAAATTCACACAATTATCTTGTTGCCAGATAATGTAGACAACTTACGTTGTCACTGACTAGTTGTTCCTAAAAGCTTAACAGGAAAGGGTGATGCTGCCAAATATTGaaaacaacaatacaaaacaaatgaataatacaAACACTCATATTCCTTCTTAGAAATTTTAGGAGACACTGACTCAGCTGATATTGTAAATACTGCTGTACAGCAGATGCTTGTTTTGGGATCAGTAACCATTTATGTGGAATTACATGATCGGTTATTGATCccaatatagatatagatatagggATATATATccctatatctatatctatcaaTATCtcaatatctatctatttatagatagatagatagatagatagatagatagatagatataggaATGATTTAACATACATAACATATGTTGACATACAAGAATAAACATTTACAGCatcaaaacatatttgaattaatttttaGGATAGTAGACTTTGTTATATAAAGAGTGAAAATGTTTCCAGCACAAATCAAAATAGAAACTTAGGCTCGTTGGTGATGGTTCAGCAGAGCATGCCATGCAAAATAGTGGCTTTTACTATTTATTTCAATCTAAAATCTATTTCTCtcatgaaaactgaaattcaaTTCTAAGCCTCAGAAGTGACACAATTTAAGAGTTTCATTTTGTACTGAACCTGGAGTTCCTTCATTACCAattttttcaaatgatgtaaCAGAGCCAGCAAACAGAGTAAGCACATGTGTGCAAGGGCCACTGACACAAAACTATGCTAAAGTCAGACAGTCACACGCTGAGGGGAAGCAGGCAATTCTTCTGGCACAACTACTGAGAGGGAAATCTGGAATGGAAATTGAAAGTACTGTGGCATTTTAATccgaattttattaaaaaaaaaaaaaaaaaaaaaaactaatttgtgAGAAACTATTCAGCTCGGAGTTGTCTATgtctctgccttctctcttaAAATTTTTGGGTCATCTTGAGCCTTGGTCATCATGGTTTGTGCGTCCACCTTACATTAATGCACTGTAATGTggcatatttatgtatatatttggaaAAGTAACATGTATGGTGTATGATGAATGAATTGCAGTTTGCTGTCGATGATAGATCACATGGCAACAGTTTGCTGACATGTAGTGGCATGTAGTGACTTGTTGTGGCATATACTAGACAGTTTCGGAAATACAGTCACTCTGAAATCAGCTGTATTACAGTAACTCAGAATAAACTAATGTTCATGAGAGGAAGTAAGGAATTGCTGTCGTGCACTATCAGCGGAACTTGTGCAACCAGTCATCGCAGTTCAAAAGTGATGAAGTTTTTATGTTTCTCAGGCCTTGAGCCCGCTGAATGAAGGCCAGTGAGTTCACCAGGCCATATCCTGGGGAAGAATTGAGCTATTGTACGGTGTGGTGGTGAAAACACATAATAATCAGCCTTAACTTATAGTGCCACCTAGTGGTATTGTTGTTCCTCTTGTAACTGTGCAATGCAAGCAACCGAATTGTCTCAGTAGTTGAAAtggaattaattaaaaaaaaaatagaaagaaagaaagaaagatgggtataaaagaataaaacaacaaaaaatggggggaaatgcataaaaacaaaaaaaatatgtaaaaatattttaaatgtagaagtatttatttatttatttattttatttagatagttatttacttaattacttacttattcattcattcatttatttattggaagtATCCAAAAGTTTTGAAGTGGATCCACTGAGAAGAGacttaatatgatttttttttcctcttcgaTTTGTCTAAATGACCATGCCTGTTGTTCCCACAGCATCTCAATTAGTCCATATAAAATTAAAACTCTTCGATTCGCAATACTAGTGTTGTGAGAGTCAAATAATCACTGCATAACAAATCCTGCACCCTCACTGGTCATTGTGGCAGACCGGTTTGCCTCATGCTGTGACACAAGGCCCATTGATCAGTCAGTGTAGCTGTGTTTCATCTTGCTATGCTTGGTAGGCTGTGAAGTGAAGCCGTCAAATCTGATCCCTGAAATCCACACTGGTCTGATCTCCAATCAAACCTGTACATGAAAGGAGGTCATTATTCACTGCTGAGGCCTCGCTCTATGGCCCTGTCAGTGACCCAGTTGGAAACACTGTTTGGCTGTATGGTGGAATAATGTGCTAGCCTGCTTTGAATAATGGTTTGGTAGGGCAGGGAAAGGTAGTACAAACATAGcgagtcttttttgttttgagttgttaCAAGAAGTTAGGCAATGAGAGCATATGCAAAGAATCAGCAGCACAGCTATGTTGTGAAATGCGTGAGGGGGCCTAATTTTCGTGGGCAGGAGTGTCTGGAGGACATACTTAAGAGACACAACCTCTCACGACTCAGGGTATTTCAAGGACCATACAAGTGATTTTGAACGTTTGGCCTGTTTGccaccattttgcaaatcacacCGAGGTACGAAAGGTTTTCAGATTTGATAATTGGCTTTGttaagcaaacgtttccccagggactattttctggcagaaaCCGTTTCACTCCACCTATTTTCACAAGTCATGGAACACTAGTGTGAAGAAAGTATGAAGTCTCTTTAAGTTTCATTATCATAtcaaagtggaatgaatggatcATTAAAATGGCCTGttaaaggtaggaaaaatgatatagGTATGCTAAAATACATctgcttgctttgagaaaaggATTCGCAGAAACAttaagtttatacattttgtagatattaggctaaacatgcaaattactggtatggtcctttaattagTCAAGTGCTTAAGTAGTTGAttaattaatgtgttttagcCCACATGCTGAACACAAGTGGAAGTGTGAGTCACTTAGGACTGTATTGTAAACCCCTGTCCCATTACATTGCCACAGTAAAGCATATTCATAAACTGTAAGTCTATGATGTTGTCAGGACAACATGACAACGCCTCACATCTGTAATTACTCCTCTTAGTctcaaacacaaagcacagagTAATCACACTCTCTTCCATTCGTTAGTGACTCTTAGTACTGACTGAAGTGGTGTTGGCACCCAAACACTAAGCTAATTCTTGAGTGCAATAATCATTCCTAAACATAACTGCATAACTTTTTAAGCTTAAATGTGCCTATTGtgcacatttcacacaaaataaaaatattcaccATTCAGTGGTGTTTAAGACTTTGAAAAAAGGGTGTTCTGAGGTGTCCCTAGTGGAAATTACACCTATGCAATGAATAAAAAGTAAGGGATTTTACATTCAGCTATCGTCTTATCTTaattccttatttatttatggggAGGCAGCCAGACCAGATGGCTAGGGAAGCTGTTCTGGATTCAGGGGACCCATATAGAATGACCAACttggatgttttttctttctaaatcaAAAGAAGGGCCATGATGCCAGGCTTAATCCTGGCCCTGGGATTACTTGGAATATTCCTGATGACAACAGCATTATTGTCACCAGAAGATGTTTCCTGCTTTTGAAAGCATCaggaacattttaaaatgttgcagTCACCTAGATGATGGTCTTAGTGGAGAAATGACAGGCTGCTGCCATTTCTTCAGAGCATTTAGCCTGCAGAGACTGGCACTGGTTCAGCTTGATATAGAGTATGATTTCTCCTGCAGGACATCAGTCCTGTGAATAGAAACATTTGCCCTCTGGTGGTAAAATGCCATGTGTTTCTCCATGACAAAGAATGTATCCTACTAATTCACTTCTTGCACTAAAATGCATGACAGCAACTGAGGTTTTAGattcattttgtgatgaaaCGTTTATGTCTATCATGCCATAAgcatttatagatagatagacagatttactttattgatcccaaactgggaaatggTCATGTTATGTGGAAATCCGGTGAGTGTAATGCTGAGCCATCCTGTCTATGATCTATGACTTATCTAAGGagttgcaaaaacatttttatgtggaAAGGTAAAGGGAGGATCCATGTAACACTGACTATATTAAGAGATTCACTTACAATCCCCAGGGGCAGAGGAGTTCAGCTGGGGGAGTGAAGACAGTAATGGAAGTGACTGCACACCAGACAGTGAGAAGATACAAACTCTAGTTCCATAAAAATTTTGACAGACTTTTGCATTTCCTTGTCAATCTCACATTTAAGTTCACCTTAGATTTATCTTATGGTGACTATTCAAACAGGAGGGCACATTTGCATCCATTGCATGGGCATTCCTGGGTTGCtctttaagattaaaaaaataataataataaaaaaaaaacctaaaaaaaaatcctgagggTATATCCACACTGAGAACAGCCTACATTAAATTTGTGTCACACTTGTAGGTCACATCTCAATCTAGTGTACACCATCAGAAgaaatgtctttgttttcttcacatttACAAACttgaaaagacagagggagctGTGGTACGCATAATATAGCAGGCACTTTGAAACAGCCTTGACTTTTTCCTCTCCCCATATCGGCCCATAAGAGGGAAAGGAGGCCGCCGAAGACTGTTGACATTCACTTGAGGGATGTCCTTGACACTGTCCTCAGATGAAGGTTCTTCGGTGTCATTTACCTTCGGTGCTAGAAGAGGAAATCCACCACGGGATCACATGGTGGCCCTTGCTGAGATCCCCCACGTGATCTCAAAGCCTGGAAACATTTTCACCTGCAACCCAATGCCAAACGGGGCTGCGCTCTGCGGGATTGGATGCGTCACCCTATCCCCCACTTTGTGTCCCATTACCCAGCAGTTGTAATGCTCACACCAGTGTAACGTGTCCTGGGTAGCAGGCGGGGCAAGCTGAGCTGGCCTGAAATTTAAATTAACCCCAGCGACATTTATGTATGCCGGGGAACAGAGGTGTTACATTACCAGAATACCCTCACTCCTCTGactgcatgcatacacacctgTTGTAcaaggatgcacacacacacatataatagCTGGAGGAAATTAGCACACGCCATACATAACGGCTTTTATCTTTATCAAAAGCAATGAGCCTTCAAATGCAGTTGCTGGTCTCAGTGCCCCCATGTGAGTGTGTTACCAAGGGAAGGAGGCAAAGAgcgagctctgtgtgtgtgtgtgtgtgtgtgtgtgtgtgtgtgtgtgtgtgtgtgtgtgtgtgtgtgtgtatgagacagGAAATGTCAGAGAGAGAAGCTTACCATCTATTTTTCAGTGCTGTTGAACCTCCTGCTTGTCACGGGAGGCTGTAGCTAGACTTCCCTGAGATTAACTCTGCCAAGATCAATAACGTAACTCTGTAAAGCAAACTCAGCCACAGAGCCGAGACTGTGGAGAGAGCATGGCTGGAAAATGTTAAGTGCATATGCAAAAAGCTGatacaaaaaacaccaaaacaaaacaaaaaaactagcTATCCCCTACAAAAGAACTGCCCTTGAATTTTTTGTTGGAAGAAGACAGAGTGAGCATTAAATGGCTTTGGTGAAAgttacagtgtgttttctaAAAATTGAGGTGTTGCTTTTGGGAAAGAGGTAGTGTGAGGAGCAGGAGGGTGTGACAGCGGGAGCCATCGTCGGTCCTCTGCGCCCTCCACTTCACCGGGCAGCTCAAGGGCAACTGGGAAAGTGCTTTACCCAGCAAGGTCTTGCCAGGCAACGAGGAGGGGGGCAGCTGATCCCctgtggctttctctctctatttctcaaGTGGGTCACACAAGTCGATGGATGCGTTCCCAGACTTTCTTCTCAAGTGTTTTTATGGCTGTCATAAATACTTTATCGTCTGTGCTCTGCTCACGAggcgtttgtgtgtttgacataGGGATACCCTTGTTGACAAACCATGTTCCAGCTCTTTAACATcaaatttcattattcaacacAGCAGAAGATTAATCTTACCTGACTATGTGGAAAGGGGCTAAAGGCCATCTTAGATCGTTTTACCAAAAGCAGCCAAGGCGCTTTCTTTTGTTCTGAAGGATATGCAGTTTGTTATTTAGGGATATTAagcatttattttcttcatttgctTCCAAGTATAATTAAATTGAGAGTAAATTGTCTCCCCTCTCAACTACATTCAGCATTTGTGCTCTCAGTTTATAAGGATGATTATATCACCAGCAAAGACACCAAGATGCATTTCTGTCCGAGTCTGGTGAATTAGGGGATCTGTATCCACAGTAGCTCTTCTAAATGGACCATCAGGTCATGGCCCCAGAAAAGCTATTTGGGAAACAAATGGGAATGACCTCATCAGACAGTGTGGCTCCCAGCAGCACCATGGGCACAGACATGACAGAGAGCGATAAAAACTGTGCGGAGGCAAAGGATGTCTAGATTACCAAGTATGCCCATGAAGGATTCTTCTGCACTCCCCTTCACCGTGCATcaagaggtgaaaatgatgtgGTTAGTATTTGTTGAAGTGGTTTTCTGacttgaatatgaaaaatactgttcccattttaattatgagtctccctctccctctttcttcatttcttcagtTCATGACAGGTGATCTGTGGGAACGTGGCAAGAACTAATCCACCTCTAATACTCCGCTAATCACACCGATAGCTTCTGACAATGGGATGATATTGTATGCGAGACTGTTGGGCCGTGGCAAAAGATTAGAGTGACAACATTAGCATATTATTCTGAGGCGTAATTCCAGAGGAGCAATGTGTTTCTGGTTTCAGGTAGACAGCAAATGTCATGCCGATTGTGTGAAGTTTGCTGCTATCAGGTAGACAAACAGGGCCCTGTCATGTTGTCCTTCACCCCTCTGTGACAACGGATAGGAATCAATAAGCTTTTATTCAATCCAATGGCATCATTGATTCTGCTTATTGGACTGATTGTTTATTGATTTCGTTACTGATTCCTGATAAATtttctgtgtggaaaaaagTAGGCCTGCACAGCATCAGTGCAACTGGAAACATGCAGACAGTGCCTCCATATTCTCCTTCTCCCGTTGTTTGAAATCCTGCTGACTAGCTTCTAGCAAACCACCCTTTTTCATTACCATGAGAAGGTAAGATACAGAAGAAATGCCTGCATGTTTCTCTGCCGGCCTTTTTCCCACCATCAATACAATAAAAGGAACTAATAAGCATGGAGACATACGATTCCAATGGACTGaacagtttggaaccagttctCAGATGGAGCTGATTCTTGATTCCCATCCCTATCAGTGACAATGACTCATGGTGTTTCCTTCTTTACTTGGCACAGCTTACGTCACAGAGTTTGATAAATTGACTACAACTCCTTGCGCAGTGACCTTGACAAACACTTAACACACCAGGAAACGGGCAAATTAAAGGCAAGAATTTCTGCTCTCCAAGGGTTATTTATAACTGTGTGTGAGGGCATTGTACTCTGCTGGACATTTCAGGGGAACCCAGTGGCTTGTACTGGTGAGAGAAATTAGCTGTCTGTAGCAGAACATAGGAGGGGTTTCCTGTCAGATACTTTTAAAGTACAGGAGCTGCTTGGAGGTCTGCAGTTCTCATCAGTATGGCACTCCAGTACACTAGCTACAATCAAAAACATCTGAGAATAAGTGATGAGGCCTTCATCGTACAGTGATTTGATCAGCACAGTGAGCTGAATACTTATTTTCTTAAGCTTGATTGATATTCTGACCTAATTCAAATACTGTAGGTGCTTTCATCTTTGGTGAGATGGTTGCGTTGCTGCAGGGGGGAGCAGGTGGCTTCCCTGCATTCTAATGCTGTATCTTTTAACAAGCAGTAATTAAAAAGAAAcccataaacaaacattttaatggaaaaacaTCACTTTACTGGTAATATACTGGTGAATACCTAAAGGATGATTTAAATGGAAAACAGTTGCACATGGAAGGGTCTGGACTGCAGTAACAGAGTTGCTAATAGTAGTGTTGCCTTTTCCTGctcttgatgttgttgtttgatGTGGCCTCCTGAATGGCCTGTATGTGAGAAATGTGCATCAAGGTGCATGCACCAGTGGATAAATCCCATTTAAATCCCATATTTGGAGTTCGCCAAAAacttgctgctgcttttattcCCTTAGTGTGCAGACTAGGCCATTCACTCAGCCAGCACAAACTCCTAATGGGCAGCTGATGGATGAATTATTCATGTGGGCTAGGTTGCAATGCCCTGGTTTTCTTGTGCAGGCGCATGTCTTGTTGCCCACCTTGGCTTCCTGACAGCAGTCAGACGCAAGTGTCTCAGACTGACGATATAGGTGCAGGCTGTGGCTTCATCCTTGTATTTGCTGTAGGTTGCAACCTCTGGTCCCATCATGAATAGTTCTACCAACCCTATACCACAGTACTAATGGTGGAAGACTCCTCTGACTTGCCTGGTCTGCTGGGCAAGGACTTGAGATATTCCAGGTGTCTGCGGGCATCCTCCTGATTAGCTCTAACATAGTAGACCAGGTAGGAGATGACCATGGTGAACCAGCCAAACATGGTGACCAGCATGGCTACATCTGTAGTCTTCTTCATCACCACACATAAGTCTATCTCTGGTACCAACAGGAATGTCAGCCCTTCAACACCTATGTCTGGGGGCTCTGAGGTCTGGCACACGATGCCCGTCAGCGATGCAGGCTCCAGGTCCACACGCGGCAAGGCCATCTGCAAGTTGCAATCACAGTGCCAAGGATTGTTTGTCAGGTTGGCGCGAGCCCGCAGGCCCTCGAAGGCCTCAGGGTGAAAGTTTACAAGCTTATTGGAAGAGAGGTCTAGGAACTGCAACGAAGAGCCCAAGCCTCTGAACGCCCCTGGTTCTAGCTGGCTTAACTCATTGTGTGATAAATCCAGTTCAACAAGGTGGGGCAGGCCAGCAAAGGCATTACTTGGGACTGTAGTGAAGTGGTTGAAGTCCAAGTAGATGCGACGCGTGTCATTTGGGAGGTCCTGGGGGATCTCAGTGAGCTGCAGATTGCTGCAACGCACTGTCTTGCCCCCCTCCTCATTTTCAGAGCAGTAGCAACTCTTGGAGCAGCTGGTGGCAGCATGGTGGAAGCAGAAGGTCATCAGCACCAGGCTGTGCAGCAGCAAACACATGACCACTGAGTGGCGCAGTAGCCAGTCTGCCAACAGGGGCATCATGGAGTACAGGCATGCTCCAGGGAGGACCACCTGGGCGAAGAAGGTTAAGCCCACGTCAACCTCCCCAGTAGCTGTTGAGCCTGTGAAATAAAGAACACGGTGTCAGCCTGGTGGTGTACAGTTTGCACTTATCCTTTTGAAAAAAGAGATGAGCAAATTGTACTGTCAAGTAGCATGTCCTTGAGAAGCCACAGTGTGTTATTTAATACACAAATGGAGGTTAACTTGCCTAATTGTAGTGCAGAGGCAAAGGGAATGCTGCACTCTCATTTCACTGCAGCTCTACTGAAACAACTGGATATCTGTTGTATGTCTAGGGCAGCCAAAGGATCAAAAAGTCCCTTCATACCAGCCGAAAAGAAAACCATGCTAAGAAAATGCTTTGGTGTCACTGTTCCTTCTTTATAATTGACATCCCTGCAGTGCAGGGCTATTTCAGTACACAGTGAATGGCATTAACATAATCCTCTAA
This genomic interval from Myripristis murdjan chromosome 19, fMyrMur1.1, whole genome shotgun sequence contains the following:
- the csf3a gene encoding colony stimulating factor 3 (granulocyte) a, whose amino-acid sequence is MNILIVIAIPCCYMASFVRSAPLPELPGVNRTLVEDPGFQELVERSHSLIQKVLLSIPEAHKSCIHTETLQLNSAENAKLVVMAANIGIPSAPVLKVVSDNFTLETCLSRMSEGIQLHRALLSAVLPRLDKKDRVNELLADTRDLLVQIHKMQKMVQGESAVQPTPPALNLRLPGEYEVQVATHLTLVQLQSFGQDMVRSLRSLQQSSEEETES
- the lrrc3ca gene encoding leucine-rich repeat-containing protein 3B; protein product: MMPLLADWLLRHSVVMCLLLHSLVLMTFCFHHAATSCSKSCYCSENEEGGKTVRCSNLQLTEIPQDLPNDTRRIYLDFNHFTTVPSNAFAGLPHLVELDLSHNELSQLEPGAFRGLGSSLQFLDLSSNKLVNFHPEAFEGLRARANLTNNPWHCDCNLQMALPRVDLEPASLTGIVCQTSEPPDIGVEGLTFLLVPEIDLCVVMKKTTDVAMLVTMFGWFTMVISYLVYYVRANQEDARRHLEYLKSLPSRPGKSEESSTISTVV